TTCTGCTTGGTAATCGGGGCCGCGGTGGTGCTGAAGCCGTTTGTGAATCCGGGTACCAGCCTGGGGCGTGTTAAAACTACTTAGAGAACTATTTAAATCACCACTGCGGAGGATAAAACCAACGAGTTCACGTACCCCAATTTTTTGCACCGTTACCTCCCGTTTTCAAAGAAAAAAAGCAACCACCGTTGGGAGTGGGTTGCTTGCTGTTACGCTTGAGTTATTCCTTAATCCATTGATTCAACTGATCCCGATTCCGACCGAGATACCGGACCGCTTCGTTGATCAATTCCTGCTTTTCGGCTGCGCCGTCTTCTGGTTCGATGTGGTAATAGTCACAAATGAAGCCCTGTGCGATGTTTTCGTAGCGTTCCTTGCGACCGTACCCACCGTCGTTAAAGAGTCCGTCTAAACCAGTAACATCGTCTTGAGCAGCCTGATAGAGTTGCTCAGCTAGATTACTGTCTTTGGCTAAAACCGACTTAGCATAGGTTATGAGAAATTCGTTCATATCAGTTACGATTTTTTCTCGTTCCTGCCGTTCTAGTTTCTTTTTCGACATTTAAAAATCACCTCAGCTTTCATTATAAAACAAAAATAGTTCTAACCATACCGTTAAAACTCACCGATTGCTAAGTTTTGCTAATTCTTAATCTTTCCAACCCCAGCCAGACGCTGTTGGTTTAGGGGGTAGATATGATAAGATGGGGGCTGACGATAGCGAATAGGAGTTCGAATGATGAAAAAAATTTTAGCCATCCACACGGGGGGCACGATTTCGATGTCCCTGGATGATCAGGGTAGTGTGGTTCAAAACGAAAAAAATCCAATCGACAATAATGCTGGCTTGGGATTGGATGAGATTGAAGTCGAAAATGACGAGTTGTTAAACCTGCCGTCACCGCAGATGACACCGGCCACGATGTTACAGGTTAAAAACCGGATTCAGCAAGCGATTGCCGACGGGATTGACGGGGTCGTGGTGACCCACGGAACCGATACCTTGGAAGAAACAGCCTACTTTCTGGATTTAACTCTGCCAAACACGATTCCCGTGGTGGTAACGGGCGCAATGCGGTCCTCCAACGAAATTGGGGCCGACGGGGTGTTTAACTTTAAGAGTGCGATTCAGGTGGCGTCTTCCGATGCAGCCCGCAACAAGGGCGTGTTGGTGGTCTTTAACACCGGGATTTATTCGGCCCGGTACGTAACCAAGACCCACACCACTAGCGTGGACACCTTTAAGGATCCGATTTACGGAACCCTCGGAACGGTGGATCACGATCAGGTGATTTTTGCCCAACAACTAATCGGCAGTGAGTATACTGAAATTAACCACGTGGTGGACGGCGTGTACATGGTGAAAGCATA
This genomic stretch from Fructilactobacillus carniphilus harbors:
- a CDS encoding asparaginase — its product is MKKILAIHTGGTISMSLDDQGSVVQNEKNPIDNNAGLGLDEIEVENDELLNLPSPQMTPATMLQVKNRIQQAIADGIDGVVVTHGTDTLEETAYFLDLTLPNTIPVVVTGAMRSSNEIGADGVFNFKSAIQVASSDAARNKGVLVVFNTGIYSARYVTKTHTTSVDTFKDPIYGTLGTVDHDQVIFAQQLIGSEYTEINHVVDGVYMVKAYAGMTGTLFAAIQAARPAGVVVEAMGAGNLPKATLPAVQKLLDAGIPVVLVSRCFSGYAQPIYAYTGGGIELQSMGLVFCEQLNGPKARIKLIVGLSCGKSGSALQEYMSNALS